One genomic window of Denticeps clupeoides chromosome 14, fDenClu1.1, whole genome shotgun sequence includes the following:
- the LOC114802857 gene encoding heparan sulfate glucosamine 3-O-sulfotransferase 5 yields MLFKQQALLRQKLFVLGSLAIGSLLYLVARVGSLDRLQPICHIESRLAPPGLPGQIPLRTLQYKRGLLHELRKGNASREQVRLHNLVQQLPRAIIIGVRKGGTRALLEMLNLHPAVVKASQEIHFFDNGQNYARGMDWYREKMPFSYPHQITIEKSPAYFITEEVPERIFKMNSSIKLLIIVREPITRAVSDYTQVLEGKERKNKTYHKFEKLAIDANTCEVNTKYKAVRTSIYTKHLERWLKYFPVEQFHIVDGDRLITDPLPELQLVERFLNLPSRISQYNLYFNATRGFYCLRFNIVFSKCLAGSKGRTHPEVDPAVVAKLRRFFHPFNQKFYQITGRTFSWP; encoded by the exons ATGCTGTTCAAACAGCAGGCGTTGCTTAGACAGAAGCTCTTCGTGCTGGGCAGCCTCGCTATTGGCAGTCTCCTCTATCTGGTGGCCAGGGTGGGGAGCTTGGACAG GCTGCAGCCTATTTGCCACATCGAGAGCAGGCTGGCTCCCCCTGGTCTCCCCGGCCAGATCCCCTTAAGGACGCTGCAGTACAAGCGCGGCCTGCTCCACGAACTGCGGAAGGGCAATGCGAGCAGGGAGCAGGTCCGCCTGCACAACCTGGTCCAGCAGCTGCCCCGGGCCATCATCATCGGGGTGCGCAAGGGAGGCACCCGTGCCCTGCTGGAGATGCTCAACCTGCACCCGGCGGTGGTCAAGGCCTCGCAGGAGATCCACTTCTTCGACAACGGCCAGAACTACGCCCGCGGCATGGACTGGTATCGGGAGAAGATGCCCTTCTCCTACCCGCACCAGATCACCATCGAGAAGAGCCCAGCGTACTTCATCACCGAGGAGGTGCCCGAGCGCATCTTCAAGATGAACTCGTCCATCAAGCTGCTGATCATAGTGCGCGAGCCCATCACCAGGGCGGTGTCTGACTACACCCAGGTTCTCGAAGGCAAGGAGCGCAAGAACAAGACCTACCACAAGTTCGAGAAGTTGGCCATCGATGCCAATACCTGCGAGGTCAACACCAAGTACAAGGCAGTGCGGACCAGCATCTACACCAAGCACCTGGAGCGCTGGCTGAAGTACTTCCCCGTGGAGCAGTTCCACATCGTGGACGGGGACCGCCTGATCACGGACCCCCTCCCCGAGCTGCAGCTGGTGGAACGTTTCCTCAACCTCCCATCTCGGATCAGCCAGTACAACCTGTACTTCAACGCCACCCGCGGCTTCTACTGCCTGCGATTTAACATTGTCTTCAGCAAGTGCCTGGCAGGCAGCAAAGGCCGCACCCACCCCGAGGTGGACCCGGCCGTGGTGGCCAAACTGAGGCGGTTCTTCCACCCGTTCAACCAGAAGTTCTACCAGATCACGGGCAGGACATTCAGCTGGCCCTGA
- the LOC114802856 gene encoding histone deacetylase 2 isoform X1: MAYTVQGGTKKKVCYYYDGDIGNYYYGQGHPMKPHRIRMTHNLLLNYGLYRKMEIYRPHKATAEEMTKYHSDDYIKFLRSIRPDNMSEFSKQMQRFNVGEDCPVFDGLFEFCQLSTGGSAAGSVKLNRQQTDIAVNWAGGLHHAKKSEASGFCYVNDIVLGILELLKYHQRVLYIDIDIHHGDGVEEAFYTTDRVMTVSFHKYGEYFPGTGDLRDIGAGKGKYYAVNFPLRDGIDDESYEQIFKPVMAKVMEMYQPSAVVLQCGADSLSGDRLGCFNLTIRGHAKCVEYIKSFNLPLLMLGGGGYTIRNVARCWTYETAIALDTDIPDELPYNDYFEYFGPDFKLHISPSNMTNQNTLEYMDKIKQRLFENLRMLPHAPGVQMQAIPEDSVPDDTVDEDTEDPDKRMSIRASDKRIACDEEFSDSEDEGEGGRRNVVNHKKGIKRARVEEDKKEGEEKKVEVKEEEKSKESSSEKADTKSSA, encoded by the exons atGGCCTACACCGTCCAGGGGGGCACGAAGAAGAAGGTCTGCTACTACTACGACG GTGACATTGggaattattattatggccAAGGACATCCCATGAAACCCCACAGAATTCGCATGACCCACAACCTGTTGTTAAACTATGGCCTTTACCGGAAAATGGAAATATAT AGGCCACACAAGGCCACTGCTGAAGAAATGACAAAGTACCACAGCGATGACTACATCAAGTTCCTACGGTCCATCCGGCCGGACAACATGTCCGAGTTCAGCAAGCAGATGCAGCGAT TTAACGTTGGAGAGGACTGTCCCGTGTTTGACGGATTGTTCGAGTTCTGCCAGCTGTCAACGGGTGGCTCTGCTG CCGGATCAGTGAAACTCaacaggcagcagacagacatcGCAGTCAACTGGGCCGGCGGGCTTCACCATGCCAAAAAGTCGGAGGCGTCCGGGTTCTGCTACGTTAACGACATTGTCCTTGGCATCCTGGAGCTGCTCAA ATACCACCAGAGGGTCCTCTACATCGATATCGACATCCACCACGGCGACGGCGTGGAAGAGGCGTTTTACACCACGGACCGGGTCATGACCGTGTCCTTCCACAAGTATGGCGAGTACTTCCCCGGCACTGGGGACCTCAGG GATATCGGCGCCGGGAAAGGTAAATATTATGCGGTCAACTTCCCTCTCAGGGATGGCATCGACGACGAGTCTTACGAGCAGATATTCAAaccg GTGATGGCGAAGGTGATGGAGATGTACCAGCCCAGTGCCGTGGTGCTGCAGTGTGGCGCCGACTCTCTCTCAGGCGACCGGCTGGGCTGTTTTAATCTCACCATCCGAG GTCACGCCAAGTGCGTGGAGTACATAAAGTCCTTCAACCTGCCGCTGCTCATGCTGGGCGGTGGTGGCTATACCATCCGCAACGTGGCTCGCTGCTGGACCTACGAGACTGCCATCGCCCTGGACACTGACATCCCTGATG AGCTGCCGTACAACGATTACTTTGAGTACTTTGGGCCTGACTTTAAATTGCACATCAGCCCGTCCAACATGACCAACCAGAACACTCTGGAGTACATGGACAAGATAAA ACAGCGCCTGTTTGAGAACCTGAGGATGCTGCCTCACGCCCCTGGCGTGCAGATGCAGGCCATCCCCGAGGACAGCGTTCCCGACGACACGGTGGATGAGGACACGGAGGATCCTGACAAACGCATGTCCA TTCGCGCGTCTGATAAGAGAATTGCATGCGATGAAGAGTTCTCAGACTCCGAGGACGAGGGGGAGGGTGGAAGGAGGAACGTGGTCAATCACAAGAAGGGTATAAAACGTGCACGAGTGGAGGAGGATaagaaggagggagaggagaagaaagttg AAGTAAAAGAAGAGGAGAAGTCGAAGGAGAGCAGCTCAGAGAAGGCTGACACAAAAAG CAGTGCCTGA
- the LOC114802856 gene encoding histone deacetylase 2 isoform X2 has product MAYTVQGGTKKKVCYYYDGDIGNYYYGQGHPMKPHRIRMTHNLLLNYGLYRKMEIYRPHKATAEEMTKYHSDDYIKFLRSIRPDNMSEFSKQMQRFNVGEDCPVFDGLFEFCQLSTGGSAAGSVKLNRQQTDIAVNWAGGLHHAKKSEASGFCYVNDIVLGILELLKYHQRVLYIDIDIHHGDGVEEAFYTTDRVMTVSFHKYGEYFPGTGDLRDIGAGKGKYYAVNFPLRDGIDDESYEQIFKPVMAKVMEMYQPSAVVLQCGADSLSGDRLGCFNLTIRGHAKCVEYIKSFNLPLLMLGGGGYTIRNVARCWTYETAIALDTDIPDELPYNDYFEYFGPDFKLHISPSNMTNQNTLEYMDKIKQRLFENLRMLPHAPGVQMQAIPEDSVPDDTVDEDTEDPDKRMSIRASDKRIACDEEFSDSEDEGEGGRRNVVNHKKGIKRARVEEDKKEGEEKKVEVKEEEKSKESSSEKADTKSA; this is encoded by the exons atGGCCTACACCGTCCAGGGGGGCACGAAGAAGAAGGTCTGCTACTACTACGACG GTGACATTGggaattattattatggccAAGGACATCCCATGAAACCCCACAGAATTCGCATGACCCACAACCTGTTGTTAAACTATGGCCTTTACCGGAAAATGGAAATATAT AGGCCACACAAGGCCACTGCTGAAGAAATGACAAAGTACCACAGCGATGACTACATCAAGTTCCTACGGTCCATCCGGCCGGACAACATGTCCGAGTTCAGCAAGCAGATGCAGCGAT TTAACGTTGGAGAGGACTGTCCCGTGTTTGACGGATTGTTCGAGTTCTGCCAGCTGTCAACGGGTGGCTCTGCTG CCGGATCAGTGAAACTCaacaggcagcagacagacatcGCAGTCAACTGGGCCGGCGGGCTTCACCATGCCAAAAAGTCGGAGGCGTCCGGGTTCTGCTACGTTAACGACATTGTCCTTGGCATCCTGGAGCTGCTCAA ATACCACCAGAGGGTCCTCTACATCGATATCGACATCCACCACGGCGACGGCGTGGAAGAGGCGTTTTACACCACGGACCGGGTCATGACCGTGTCCTTCCACAAGTATGGCGAGTACTTCCCCGGCACTGGGGACCTCAGG GATATCGGCGCCGGGAAAGGTAAATATTATGCGGTCAACTTCCCTCTCAGGGATGGCATCGACGACGAGTCTTACGAGCAGATATTCAAaccg GTGATGGCGAAGGTGATGGAGATGTACCAGCCCAGTGCCGTGGTGCTGCAGTGTGGCGCCGACTCTCTCTCAGGCGACCGGCTGGGCTGTTTTAATCTCACCATCCGAG GTCACGCCAAGTGCGTGGAGTACATAAAGTCCTTCAACCTGCCGCTGCTCATGCTGGGCGGTGGTGGCTATACCATCCGCAACGTGGCTCGCTGCTGGACCTACGAGACTGCCATCGCCCTGGACACTGACATCCCTGATG AGCTGCCGTACAACGATTACTTTGAGTACTTTGGGCCTGACTTTAAATTGCACATCAGCCCGTCCAACATGACCAACCAGAACACTCTGGAGTACATGGACAAGATAAA ACAGCGCCTGTTTGAGAACCTGAGGATGCTGCCTCACGCCCCTGGCGTGCAGATGCAGGCCATCCCCGAGGACAGCGTTCCCGACGACACGGTGGATGAGGACACGGAGGATCCTGACAAACGCATGTCCA TTCGCGCGTCTGATAAGAGAATTGCATGCGATGAAGAGTTCTCAGACTCCGAGGACGAGGGGGAGGGTGGAAGGAGGAACGTGGTCAATCACAAGAAGGGTATAAAACGTGCACGAGTGGAGGAGGATaagaaggagggagaggagaagaaagttg AAGTAAAAGAAGAGGAGAAGTCGAAGGAGAGCAGCTCAGAGAAGGCTGACACAAAAAG TGCCTGA